In Lachnospiraceae bacterium, one DNA window encodes the following:
- a CDS encoding IS256 family transposase yields the protein MAVAKEQIRQIISENNINSVADIYTLLKDSFKDILQELMEAELDATLGYEKNHKGDLQTDNKRNGHSTKNLKSQYGEFQIDVPRDRNGEFEPKLIPKYQRDISGIEEKVISLYARGMSTRDIHDQLQDLYGIELSAEMVSKITDKILPQVKEWQSRPLNPVYPFVFMDCIHYKVREDGRILSRAAYVVLGVTVEGYKDILSITVGANETSKFWLGMLNDLKNRGVKDVLFFCVDGLPGFKEAIQAVYPQAEIQRCVIHMLRNSFKYVNYNDLKKFSSDFKEVYNAPNETAALTELENMKEKWGKKYPYAISNWENNWEDVSSFFQFSNDIRRIMYTTNIIEGLNRQYRKVTKTKSVFPSDSALEKILYLASENVVKKWTQRYRNWDQVLNQLIVLYGERLTAYL from the coding sequence ATGGCAGTTGCAAAAGAACAAATTCGACAGATCATCTCAGAAAACAACATTAATAGCGTTGCAGATATATACACGCTTCTGAAAGACAGTTTCAAGGATATCCTGCAGGAGCTGATGGAGGCAGAACTGGATGCAACTCTTGGCTACGAGAAAAACCATAAGGGAGATCTACAGACAGACAATAAAAGAAATGGTCATTCTACAAAAAACTTAAAGAGTCAATACGGTGAATTTCAAATCGACGTACCAAGAGACCGTAACGGTGAGTTTGAACCAAAACTCATCCCTAAATACCAGAGAGATATTTCCGGGATTGAGGAAAAAGTGATATCTTTATATGCCCGTGGTATGAGTACACGTGACATCCACGACCAGCTCCAGGATCTTTATGGAATTGAGCTATCAGCTGAAATGGTCAGCAAGATCACAGACAAAATACTTCCTCAGGTTAAGGAATGGCAGTCCCGTCCTCTGAACCCGGTTTATCCGTTTGTCTTTATGGACTGTATTCATTATAAAGTACGTGAGGATGGCAGAATCCTGAGTCGTGCTGCGTATGTAGTTCTTGGCGTTACAGTGGAGGGATACAAAGATATCCTCAGCATCACAGTAGGCGCAAATGAAACCAGCAAATTCTGGCTTGGGATGCTTAATGATCTTAAGAACCGCGGAGTAAAAGATGTCCTTTTCTTCTGCGTGGATGGTCTTCCGGGTTTTAAAGAAGCTATTCAGGCAGTTTATCCGCAGGCAGAGATCCAGAGATGTGTGATCCATATGCTACGCAATTCTTTCAAATATGTAAATTATAATGATCTGAAAAAGTTTTCCTCGGATTTCAAAGAAGTGTACAATGCTCCGAACGAAACAGCCGCTTTAACAGAGCTGGAAAACATGAAAGAAAAATGGGGGAAGAAATATCCGTACGCGATCAGTAACTGGGAAAATAATTGGGAAGATGTAAGTTCCTTTTTTCAGTTTTCTAATGATATCAGACGCATTATGTACACGACAAATATCATAGAAGGATTGAACCGCCAGTATCGGAAAGTCACGAAAACGAAAAGCGTATTCCCAAGCGATTCTGCATTGGAAAAGATTCTGTATCTTGCCAGCGAGAACGTAGTCAAAAAGTGGACGCAGAGATACCGGAACTGGGATCAGGTATTGAATCAGCTGATAGTCCTTTACGGAGAACGGCTTACTGCTTATCTGTAA